The following coding sequences lie in one Magnetococcales bacterium genomic window:
- the rpmA gene encoding 50S ribosomal protein L27, translated as MAHKKAGGSSRNGRDSDGRRLGVKRFGGEAVVPGNILIRQRGTKTFAGNGVGMGRDHTLFALIGGKVLFTQSGKRQYINVVAS; from the coding sequence ATGGCACACAAAAAGGCGGGTGGCAGTTCCCGGAATGGGCGCGATTCAGACGGGCGGCGGTTGGGCGTCAAACGCTTCGGTGGTGAAGCCGTTGTGCCCGGCAATATTCTCATCCGGCAGCGGGGCACCAAAACCTTCGCCGGCAACGGGGTCGGCATGGGACGTGACCATACCCTCTTTGCCCTGATTGGCGGCAAGGTCCTCTTTACCCAAAGCGGCAAGCGTCAGTATATCAACGTCGTCGCCTCCTGA
- the rplU gene encoding 50S ribosomal protein L21 — MIAVVRTGGKQYKVAVNDVLRVERLPGEKGESVTLTDVLLVTGDAGVKTGDAAATTRVTARILQHLRDKKILVFKRRRRKNYRRKQGHRQNLTELQITGIEA; from the coding sequence ATGATTGCGGTAGTGCGAACCGGCGGCAAGCAGTACAAGGTGGCGGTCAATGACGTTTTGCGCGTGGAACGGCTGCCGGGTGAAAAAGGGGAAAGTGTGACCCTGACGGATGTCCTGCTCGTCACCGGCGATGCCGGCGTCAAAACAGGAGACGCCGCCGCCACTACCCGGGTCACGGCGCGCATTTTGCAGCATCTGCGTGACAAAAAAATTCTGGTGTTCAAACGTCGCCGGCGCAAAAATTACCGGCGCAAACAGGGGCACCGGCAGAATTTGACCGAATTGCAGATCACCGGTATCGAGGCGTAA
- the maf gene encoding septum formation inhibitor Maf has product MVGFPWSGKKIRLVSMSPRRRELLSQVGIEAQVWPVAIDEGCRPGEPAAAYVVRLAREKVNRAMDPGVDYALAADTSVILDETILGKPADPEQAEWMLHRLSDRRHQVLTGVALCRLADRRCLDRVVTTDVWFKKLTPAEIKAYVATGEPMDKAGAYGIQGVGAFMVRRIEGSFSGVVGLPLMETLAMLSELIHDAHGDLTGPVFR; this is encoded by the coding sequence ATGGTGGGCTTTCCCTGGTCAGGGAAAAAGATACGTCTGGTTTCAATGTCGCCACGACGGCGGGAGCTGCTGAGCCAGGTCGGCATCGAGGCCCAGGTGTGGCCCGTCGCCATCGATGAAGGGTGCCGTCCCGGCGAACCGGCTGCCGCTTACGTGGTGCGCTTGGCGCGGGAAAAAGTGAATCGGGCAATGGACCCGGGAGTCGATTATGCGCTGGCTGCCGATACTTCTGTGATCCTGGACGAAACAATTCTGGGAAAACCCGCCGATCCGGAGCAGGCCGAGTGGATGCTGCACCGTCTTTCCGACCGGCGTCACCAGGTGTTGACCGGGGTTGCCCTGTGTCGGTTGGCAGACCGGCGTTGCCTGGATCGGGTGGTGACGACCGATGTCTGGTTCAAGAAACTCACCCCCGCCGAAATCAAGGCCTATGTGGCTACCGGTGAACCGATGGACAAGGCCGGGGCTTACGGCATTCAAGGCGTAGGGGCCTTCATGGTGCGGCGTATCGAAGGATCTTTCAGCGGGGTGGTGGGGTTGCCTCTCATGGAAACCCTCGCCATGTTGAGCGAATTGATTCATGATGCGCACGGAGACTTGACAGGACCGGTTTTTCGATAA
- a CDS encoding polyprenyl synthetase family protein, giving the protein MSDNTQSVLNRLRELIGPDLEQTNALIRQHLDSEVELIPTLGTHLIESGGKRLRPILTLLSARLFGYQGTAHALLAAVIEFIHTATLLHDDVVDKSNTRRGIATANSVWGNKAPVLVGDFLFSRSFQLLVSHGNLKILQIIADTCAIISEGEVLQLVASNDLKTTEDKYMAVVSSKTASLFSAACQIGPVLANRPEDDVERMAKFGTCLGIAYQVVDDTLDYAATVEKLGKTIGDDFQEGKITLPVIHAYANATPEERAFWVQTIEKGQIAPGSLEQAITMIRQRGALHYSMERARSFAKAAKAHLEPCPSSPEKEALTMLADFSVDRSF; this is encoded by the coding sequence ATGTCTGATAATACGCAATCGGTGTTGAATCGTCTGCGTGAGCTGATCGGCCCCGACCTGGAACAAACCAACGCTCTCATCCGTCAGCATCTGGATTCCGAGGTTGAACTGATTCCGACCCTGGGAACCCACCTCATCGAGAGTGGCGGTAAGCGACTACGCCCCATCCTCACCCTGCTTTCAGCCCGTCTGTTCGGCTATCAGGGAACAGCCCATGCCCTGCTGGCAGCCGTCATCGAGTTTATCCATACCGCCACGCTGCTCCACGACGATGTGGTGGACAAATCCAACACCCGGCGCGGCATTGCTACTGCCAACTCCGTCTGGGGCAACAAGGCCCCGGTCCTGGTCGGTGATTTTCTTTTTTCCCGTTCCTTTCAGCTTCTGGTCAGTCACGGAAACTTGAAAATTCTCCAGATCATTGCCGATACCTGTGCCATCATCTCCGAGGGAGAAGTCCTGCAACTCGTGGCCAGCAATGACCTGAAAACCACCGAAGATAAATACATGGCCGTGGTCTCCAGCAAGACGGCATCCCTCTTTTCCGCCGCCTGCCAGATCGGACCGGTCCTTGCCAACCGCCCCGAGGATGATGTAGAACGAATGGCCAAGTTTGGTACCTGTCTCGGCATCGCCTACCAGGTCGTGGACGATACCCTGGACTATGCGGCCACAGTCGAAAAACTCGGTAAAACCATCGGCGACGATTTCCAGGAAGGCAAAATCACCCTCCCGGTCATTCATGCCTATGCCAACGCCACCCCTGAAGAACGTGCCTTCTGGGTCCAAACCATCGAAAAAGGTCAGATTGCACCCGGCAGCCTGGAACAGGCCATCACCATGATTCGCCAAAGAGGTGCCCTGCACTATTCCATGGAAAGGGCACGCAGCTTTGCCAAAGCCGCCAAGGCCCATCTGGAACCCTGCCCATCTTCACCCGAAAAAGAGGCTTTGACCATGTTGGCCGATTTTTCCGTTGACCGCAGCTTCTGA
- the rfbH gene encoding lipopolysaccharide biosynthesis protein RfbH, with protein MPTSNATSHRLRQEISRLIGQLHAVEHVAPPFRPGHTPVPVSGRLFGAEEIQTLVEASLDFWLTTGRFNARFEEELGAFLHNRHVLTVNSGSSANLLALAAMTSRAAWGEAALQPGDEVITVAAGFPTTLNPILIYGLTPVFVDISLPDYNIDVVRLEEAIGPRTRAIMVAHTLGNPVNLEKVTKLTKKHGLRLIEDCCDALGSTYQGRLVGTFGDVGTLSFYPAHHITMGEGGAVFSNNAILNQTMESIRDWGRACHCPPGHDNTCKRRFDWQLGELPYGYDHKYVYSNLGYNLKITDMQAAVGVAQLQRLPEFIERRKHNFRRLRDGLADLEPFFVLPEPTPHADPAWFGFLLLMREGLPVARTELLHFLDESRIGFRLLFGGNLLRQPYMSGRPHRVVGPLTHTDAVMHRAFWVGTYPGIQDVHIDYIIERIHQFFRQSGLVS; from the coding sequence ATGCCCACGAGCAACGCTACCTCCCATCGACTTCGCCAGGAAATATCCAGACTGATTGGCCAGTTGCATGCCGTGGAACATGTTGCGCCTCCATTTCGTCCTGGTCACACTCCGGTTCCGGTTTCGGGACGTCTGTTCGGGGCGGAAGAGATTCAAACCCTGGTGGAGGCCTCGCTTGATTTCTGGCTCACCACGGGTCGTTTCAATGCCCGGTTTGAAGAGGAGCTGGGGGCCTTTTTGCACAACAGGCATGTATTGACCGTCAATTCCGGTTCATCGGCCAATCTGCTGGCCCTGGCGGCCATGACTTCCCGGGCTGCCTGGGGAGAGGCAGCCCTGCAACCCGGCGATGAGGTCATCACCGTGGCCGCCGGTTTCCCCACAACCCTCAATCCCATCCTGATTTATGGCCTGACACCGGTCTTTGTGGACATCTCCCTGCCTGACTACAACATCGATGTTGTCCGTCTGGAAGAGGCCATCGGTCCTCGGACCCGCGCCATCATGGTGGCCCATACCCTGGGCAATCCGGTCAATCTGGAAAAAGTGACGAAGTTGACCAAAAAACATGGCCTGCGCCTGATTGAAGATTGTTGCGATGCCCTGGGCTCGACGTATCAGGGGCGGTTGGTGGGCACTTTCGGGGATGTCGGAACGCTCAGTTTCTATCCCGCCCACCATATCACCATGGGAGAGGGCGGTGCCGTTTTTTCCAACAACGCCATTCTCAACCAGACCATGGAATCCATCCGTGACTGGGGCCGCGCCTGCCATTGCCCACCCGGCCACGACAACACCTGCAAACGACGTTTCGACTGGCAACTCGGAGAGCTGCCTTATGGGTACGACCATAAATATGTCTATTCCAATCTGGGTTACAATCTGAAAATCACCGACATGCAGGCCGCCGTTGGTGTGGCCCAGTTGCAGAGGCTGCCGGAATTCATCGAGCGGCGCAAACACAATTTTCGTCGTCTTCGCGATGGTTTGGCAGATTTGGAACCATTTTTTGTGTTGCCGGAACCCACCCCCCATGCCGACCCTGCCTGGTTTGGCTTTCTTTTGCTGATGCGGGAGGGGTTGCCTGTTGCCCGGACCGAATTGCTCCATTTTCTTGATGAAAGCCGGATCGGCTTCCGTCTGCTGTTCGGCGGCAATCTTCTGCGCCAGCCTTACATGTCGGGTCGTCCCCACCGGGTGGTTGGACCCTTGACCCATACCGACGCCGTCATGCACCGCGCCTTCTGGGTGGGCACCTACCCGGGCATCCAGGATGTCCATATTGACTATATCATTGAAAGAATACACCAATTTTTTCGGCAATCGGGTCTTGTTTCCTGA
- a CDS encoding cytidylate kinase-like family protein, which yields MENNVRAVNAFVESIRFNLENSNDVAAPKNKVPLATVSREFGANGSKTAEQLAKRMGVKCYGYTLLNSIVDTLKSNRHLTQLFDEKFADSTNSWFLSLFSGGKGSKDEYLRCLFKAVTVIARNGGVIIGRGAHLILANDPSVFRVKIEGSMDRCAKRIAEREGIDAEAAKARIYKTESERKEYVREIYKLMPTDRSYYDLVINSDHLKSAQMVDIIVFAMEQRGLPISMTPTT from the coding sequence ATGGAAAACAACGTTCGTGCAGTCAACGCCTTTGTGGAGAGCATTCGCTTCAATCTGGAAAACAGCAACGATGTCGCCGCACCCAAAAACAAGGTTCCCCTCGCAACCGTTTCCCGTGAATTTGGTGCCAACGGCAGTAAAACAGCCGAGCAGTTGGCCAAACGGATGGGAGTCAAGTGCTACGGTTATACCCTGCTCAATTCCATTGTGGATACCCTGAAATCCAACAGGCACCTGACCCAACTTTTTGACGAAAAATTTGCCGACTCCACAAATAGTTGGTTTCTCTCCTTGTTTTCTGGAGGAAAGGGATCCAAGGATGAATATTTGCGCTGCTTGTTCAAGGCAGTGACGGTCATTGCCAGAAACGGTGGGGTCATTATCGGGCGTGGCGCTCATCTGATCCTTGCCAATGATCCTTCAGTGTTCCGGGTAAAGATAGAAGGTTCCATGGACAGGTGCGCCAAACGCATTGCAGAGCGGGAAGGCATCGATGCCGAGGCGGCCAAGGCCCGTATATACAAAACTGAGAGCGAGCGTAAAGAGTATGTCCGGGAAATTTATAAACTCATGCCAACCGACCGCTCCTATTACGATTTGGTGATCAATTCAGATCACCTCAAATCCGCCCAGATGGTGGACATCATCGTGTTTGCCATGGAGCAACGGGGTTTGCCCATATCCATGACACCGACAACATAG
- a CDS encoding sigma 54-interacting transcriptional regulator produces MDPVEYERLREDRELLKNRLEAVFQGVDDAIVAIDEGWRIIQVNDAAKRLLGLDPLSMNQSLQDKIAWLFPKIEPLLKQAREQGEGKRAVRMVVMNEDGTERVLNCTASLFQDPVQKTQGIILVVRDESRLATLERETKTREKWHGLVGSSQPMQEVYDLIERLAEVDSTVLVTGETGTGKELVARALHNASPRSHRPFVAVNCAALPVGLLESELFGHIRGAFTNAVRDKPGRFKLADGGTLFLDEIGDLSLDMQVKFLRVLQEKVFEAVGDNHPIRVDVRVITATHRNLRERVQEGFFREDLYYRLKVVEMHLPPLRDHKADLPMLIDHFLARFNARMKRSVRGVSEEVLMTIMDYDWPGNVRELEHMLEHAMVVAPQSILAWSNLPPEFRSRSLPLLRQPQPPVGQRGRPLKSGDPARILDRETILQALEASHWQVQVAANRLDISRSTLWRRMKTMGLSHHGKSGNADG; encoded by the coding sequence GTGGACCCTGTAGAGTATGAACGCCTCCGCGAAGATCGGGAATTGTTGAAAAATCGCCTGGAGGCCGTTTTTCAAGGCGTGGATGATGCCATCGTCGCCATCGACGAAGGCTGGCGCATCATCCAGGTCAATGATGCGGCCAAGCGTCTCCTGGGGCTTGATCCATTGTCCATGAATCAATCTCTGCAAGATAAAATCGCCTGGCTCTTTCCCAAAATAGAACCCTTGCTGAAACAGGCACGGGAACAGGGTGAAGGCAAGCGTGCGGTACGCATGGTCGTCATGAATGAAGACGGAACAGAGCGTGTCTTGAATTGTACGGCCTCACTTTTCCAGGATCCGGTGCAAAAAACACAGGGCATCATCCTGGTGGTGCGGGACGAAAGCCGATTGGCTACGCTGGAGCGGGAAACCAAAACACGCGAAAAGTGGCATGGACTGGTGGGGTCCAGTCAGCCCATGCAGGAGGTCTACGACCTGATTGAACGACTGGCGGAAGTTGATTCTACAGTACTTGTTACCGGTGAAACGGGTACCGGCAAGGAACTGGTGGCGCGTGCTTTGCACAATGCCAGTCCCCGCAGCCATCGACCCTTCGTGGCGGTCAACTGTGCGGCCCTGCCTGTTGGTTTGTTGGAAAGTGAATTATTCGGCCATATACGCGGGGCTTTCACCAACGCCGTGCGCGACAAACCAGGTCGGTTCAAATTGGCCGATGGTGGCACCCTGTTCCTGGACGAGATTGGCGACCTTTCTCTGGACATGCAGGTGAAGTTTCTGCGCGTCTTGCAGGAAAAGGTTTTTGAGGCGGTGGGAGACAATCATCCCATCCGGGTGGATGTGCGGGTCATAACCGCCACCCATCGCAATTTGCGGGAGCGGGTTCAGGAAGGGTTTTTTCGCGAGGACCTTTACTACCGTCTCAAGGTGGTGGAAATGCACCTGCCGCCTCTTCGGGACCATAAGGCTGACCTGCCCATGCTGATTGACCACTTCCTGGCAAGATTCAACGCCCGCATGAAGCGTTCGGTCAGAGGCGTGAGTGAAGAGGTGCTGATGACCATCATGGATTACGATTGGCCAGGCAATGTGCGAGAACTGGAACATATGTTGGAACATGCCATGGTCGTAGCACCACAGTCCATCCTGGCCTGGTCCAATCTACCTCCCGAATTCCGGAGTCGCTCCCTGCCCTTGCTGAGGCAGCCACAGCCCCCTGTCGGTCAGCGCGGGCGGCCCTTGAAGAGTGGTGATCCAGCAAGAATTCTGGATCGGGAAACCATATTGCAGGCCCTGGAAGCATCTCACTGGCAGGTGCAGGTGGCTGCCAACAGGTTGGATATCAGTCGCAGCACCTTGTGGCGGCGGATGAAAACCATGGGGCTGAGTCATCATGGAAAGTCAGGTAATGCGGATGGTTAG
- a CDS encoding PAS domain S-box protein has translation MSANMFVMATILVVDSDPNTLSFLSRTLEAKGHAVHLAPTARLAIAFLRTSMPDLVMLNVRLPDINGLDVCEQIRSIKPDAHVPIIFMSDHENHDDKEKVFDAGGVDHVTKPLIEKDVLVRVSTHLTLRWALQEMGKRNTLLEEQIKRCKEIEATGKQREEALGLSEVCFRGIFETAIHGMALVSPAGKFLKVNRALCVLLGYAETELLAIDFQTIIHAGDLDIEMACVRLMLAGTLPTYQMERRYVHKDGHIIWVLLSVSMTRLEGGDKPVNFVLHVQDITDRKSRDEKLLTTRNKLQIQVDCVNRIQSLSIEDSNLDTLFQTLLLEILKLTNSDYGFIAETRIDEKGATYLQALAISNIAWDKNSREYYEANVLSSICFARMRGLHFAVLTSGAPVIANDPVHDPRSCGLPPDHPVLDAFLGMPIKRGDKILGVLGIANRPHGYNATLVDEYLGPVILACAQIIEGCQERRIKIANENVSSQREAILTSMDEGVIVVNAREEAIVYANLKFKKMFQYETDDLTGKNFSIFHVPVGRTSREISTEIIESLDKNGEWSGEIRSRKKNGSTFWCLVTVSLFEPPPFGKEWIFIYKDISETKRLAEELDQFFTIVDDLLCIADTEGCFQRINPAWEKVFGYSMADLTGKSLITFIHPEDVAATEQSLVAQNKQNPRIHFVNRYRCKDGSYRWLEWHSVLVEQLVYATARDFTDRKETETIMRQQAEELRLFYDMPIIGMAITCPRTKRWIVVNNQLCHMLGHTREELIQLTWAEMIHPHDLEVVLEHFLDIMQGKSDTCVMDARFLRKNGQIMNIVLNVQAIRNDAGQVERFFATLLNITERKQTEDALREELLKNKSFSDIMDNVEAYIYIKNRQRRYVYANRLALELFQCTAKELVGSGDERFFSPGAGLEQIALVDKRVLDHGETTKEILSAIPLSLGKKRVYLEAKRPIYDQSGNIWGLSGIFSDITEQNLVDESIRENEQRLREITSTLAEGLYVIDLSGRVTFINPTALTLLGWQEKDVLGQISHTLFHHSKADGTPILPAECMLQSVLSKKIVATSDGEWLWRQDGSGFPASLIASPIVNGKVKGAVVAFRDITQRKKIEENLHQAKEQTEKAAQAKSEFLATMSHEIRTPMNVVLGMSDVLLETNLDQNQRRYVEMMHRSGGALLGIINDVLDFSRIESGQFTLVDMPFSPSAAVDETTRMMQISAEQKGNTLVAIIAPGIPDAILGDDGRIRQVLINLISNAAKFTEHGQISVHLDFHPQEPDTILFSVSDTGIGIASHNLDHIFSLFTQADTGINRRFGGTGLGLAISHRLVELMGGHIWVESEEKHGSIFYFTLPLRIAKAPMHSTPLANASNLQARSLRILLAEDSPDNQALFQIYLKNTSHSLVMVNDGLAAVARVREELFDLVLMDIQMPIMDGYAATKAIRQWEQAEGRTPLIIIALSAHASIGKKGESLAAGCDDHFSKPIKKQVLLSVLNNYATMGNTG, from the coding sequence ATGTCTGCCAATATGTTCGTCATGGCCACTATTTTAGTCGTGGACAGCGACCCGAACACTCTATCCTTCCTCTCCAGAACATTGGAGGCCAAAGGTCACGCCGTACACCTGGCTCCTACCGCCCGTCTGGCCATAGCCTTTCTCCGGACCTCGATGCCGGATCTGGTGATGCTGAACGTCAGGTTGCCGGACATCAATGGCCTCGACGTCTGCGAGCAGATAAGGTCCATCAAGCCGGACGCCCATGTCCCGATCATTTTCATGAGCGATCACGAGAACCATGACGACAAGGAAAAAGTATTCGATGCCGGCGGTGTAGACCACGTCACCAAGCCCCTGATTGAAAAAGATGTGCTGGTCCGGGTCTCGACCCACTTGACACTGAGATGGGCACTCCAGGAAATGGGGAAACGGAATACCCTTCTGGAGGAGCAAATCAAGCGGTGCAAGGAGATCGAGGCAACAGGCAAACAAAGGGAGGAAGCACTGGGTCTCAGTGAAGTCTGCTTCCGTGGTATTTTCGAGACCGCCATCCACGGCATGGCTCTGGTTTCTCCTGCGGGCAAATTTCTCAAGGTCAACCGTGCCCTGTGCGTTCTGCTTGGTTATGCAGAAACAGAACTATTGGCCATCGATTTTCAAACCATCATCCACGCCGGTGACCTGGATATCGAAATGGCCTGTGTGCGCCTCATGCTGGCGGGCACGCTGCCAACCTACCAAATGGAAAGACGCTATGTTCACAAGGATGGTCACATCATCTGGGTATTGCTGAGCGTCTCCATGACTCGCCTTGAGGGTGGCGACAAGCCGGTCAATTTCGTATTGCACGTTCAGGACATAACCGACCGGAAAAGCCGCGATGAAAAACTCCTGACCACCAGGAACAAATTGCAAATTCAAGTCGATTGCGTCAATCGAATCCAGAGCTTGTCCATTGAAGACTCAAATCTGGATACTCTTTTTCAAACCCTTCTCCTTGAAATCCTGAAACTGACCAATAGTGATTACGGTTTCATCGCCGAAACAAGAATAGATGAAAAAGGTGCAACCTATCTTCAGGCGCTGGCCATTTCCAATATTGCCTGGGACAAGAACAGCAGGGAATATTACGAGGCCAACGTCTTATCCAGCATCTGTTTTGCCAGAATGCGTGGTTTGCATTTCGCAGTACTGACCAGCGGCGCACCCGTGATTGCCAACGATCCGGTCCACGATCCCCGTAGTTGCGGTTTGCCTCCAGACCATCCCGTGCTGGATGCCTTTCTGGGCATGCCCATCAAACGGGGAGATAAAATTTTGGGTGTGTTGGGAATAGCCAATCGCCCACACGGCTACAACGCAACCCTGGTGGACGAATACCTGGGACCGGTAATCTTGGCCTGCGCACAAATCATCGAGGGATGCCAGGAACGCAGAATAAAAATTGCCAACGAAAATGTTTCGAGCCAGCGCGAAGCCATCCTCACGAGCATGGATGAAGGGGTTATCGTCGTCAATGCCAGGGAAGAGGCAATTGTTTATGCGAATTTAAAATTCAAAAAAATGTTTCAGTATGAGACTGACGATCTGACCGGAAAAAATTTCAGCATCTTTCACGTGCCTGTAGGCAGGACTTCCCGGGAAATATCAACAGAGATTATTGAATCTCTTGACAAGAATGGTGAATGGTCCGGGGAAATCCGCAGCCGGAAAAAAAATGGTTCCACTTTCTGGTGTCTTGTCACAGTATCGTTATTCGAGCCTCCGCCATTCGGGAAGGAATGGATCTTCATATACAAGGACATCAGTGAAACAAAACGACTTGCAGAAGAACTTGATCAGTTTTTTACCATTGTTGACGATCTTTTGTGCATTGCGGATACCGAGGGATGTTTCCAGCGGATCAATCCGGCCTGGGAAAAAGTGTTCGGCTACTCAATGGCAGATTTGACCGGCAAGTCTCTCATCACGTTCATTCATCCTGAGGATGTCGCAGCTACCGAACAATCACTTGTTGCACAAAACAAACAAAATCCAAGGATTCATTTCGTCAACCGCTATCGCTGCAAGGATGGCAGCTACCGCTGGCTGGAGTGGCACTCGGTTCTGGTGGAACAACTTGTCTATGCCACCGCACGCGACTTCACCGATCGCAAGGAAACCGAAACCATCATGCGCCAACAGGCAGAGGAGTTGCGCCTGTTCTACGATATGCCCATCATCGGTATGGCCATTACCTGCCCCCGTACCAAACGTTGGATTGTGGTCAATAATCAACTTTGCCATATGTTGGGCCACACCAGAGAAGAACTCATCCAACTGACCTGGGCCGAAATGATTCATCCCCACGACCTGGAAGTCGTCCTGGAGCATTTTCTGGATATCATGCAGGGCAAATCCGATACCTGTGTCATGGATGCAAGATTCCTCCGCAAAAACGGCCAAATCATGAACATCGTCCTCAATGTGCAAGCCATCCGCAACGATGCCGGCCAAGTGGAACGATTTTTTGCCACATTGCTCAACATCACCGAACGCAAGCAGACAGAGGATGCCCTGCGGGAAGAATTACTCAAAAATAAAAGCTTTTCCGACATCATGGACAATGTCGAGGCCTACATCTACATCAAAAATCGCCAACGAAGATATGTTTATGCAAACCGCCTGGCCCTGGAACTGTTCCAGTGTACCGCCAAAGAGTTGGTCGGCTCAGGGGATGAACGATTTTTTTCCCCGGGTGCCGGGTTGGAGCAGATTGCACTTGTTGACAAACGGGTATTGGATCATGGTGAAACAACCAAAGAAATTCTTTCGGCGATTCCGCTGAGTCTTGGCAAGAAAAGGGTTTACCTGGAAGCCAAACGGCCAATTTATGACCAATCCGGAAATATTTGGGGCCTGAGTGGCATTTTTTCCGATATTACCGAGCAGAATCTGGTCGATGAGTCGATACGGGAAAACGAACAGAGGTTGCGGGAAATCACCTCCACCCTGGCAGAAGGTCTGTACGTCATTGACCTGTCGGGACGGGTCACCTTCATCAACCCCACGGCCCTGACCCTGTTGGGTTGGCAGGAAAAAGATGTGCTGGGACAAATTTCCCACACCCTGTTCCATCACAGCAAGGCCGATGGGACCCCTATTCTCCCTGCCGAATGCATGTTGCAGAGTGTGTTATCGAAAAAAATCGTGGCCACCTCGGACGGGGAGTGGCTCTGGCGTCAGGATGGAAGTGGATTTCCAGCATCCCTGATCGCATCGCCTATTGTCAACGGCAAGGTAAAAGGAGCCGTCGTCGCCTTCCGGGACATCACACAACGCAAAAAAATTGAAGAAAATTTACACCAGGCCAAGGAACAAACAGAAAAAGCTGCACAGGCCAAAAGCGAGTTTCTGGCAACAATGAGCCACGAAATTCGTACCCCCATGAATGTGGTGCTTGGCATGAGTGATGTCTTGCTGGAAACCAATCTGGATCAAAATCAGCGCCGCTACGTGGAAATGATGCACCGTTCAGGGGGGGCGCTGCTTGGCATCATCAACGATGTTCTGGATTTTTCCCGGATTGAGTCCGGGCAATTCACTCTGGTTGACATGCCCTTTTCTCCCAGCGCTGCGGTGGATGAAACCACCCGGATGATGCAAATATCCGCCGAACAGAAAGGCAATACCCTGGTGGCGATCATAGCCCCAGGCATCCCTGATGCCATTTTGGGTGATGATGGCCGGATTCGCCAGGTTCTCATCAATCTGATCAGCAATGCAGCCAAGTTTACCGAACACGGCCAAATCAGCGTGCATTTGGATTTCCACCCCCAGGAACCGGACACCATACTTTTTTCCGTCTCCGATACGGGCATAGGCATTGCCTCACACAATCTGGATCACATTTTCAGTCTGTTTACGCAAGCAGATACAGGAATAAACCGGCGATTTGGCGGAACCGGGTTGGGGTTGGCCATTTCCCATCGGCTTGTGGAGTTGATGGGAGGACACATCTGGGTGGAGAGCGAAGAAAAACATGGCAGCATCTTTTATTTTACCTTGCCGTTACGCATCGCCAAGGCACCCATGCACTCCACCCCACTGGCAAATGCATCCAACCTCCAGGCACGCAGTCTGCGCATATTGTTGGCCGAAGATTCACCCGACAATCAGGCACTGTTTCAGATTTATCTGAAAAATACCTCTCATAGCCTGGTCATGGTCAATGACGGTCTTGCCGCCGTGGCACGTGTCCGCGAAGAGCTGTTTGATCTGGTGTTGATGGATATCCAGATGCCCATCATGGACGGTTATGCCGCGACAAAAGCCATTCGCCAGTGGGAACAGGCTGAAGGCCGTACCCCTTTGATCATCATTGCACTCAGTGCCCACGCATCCATTGGCAAAAAGGGGGAGAGCCTGGCCGCCGGGTGTGATGACCACTTTTCCAAGCCCATCAAGAAACAGGTACTTCTGTCGGTACTGAACAATTATGCCACAATGGGTAACACTGGTTGA